Part of the Butyrivibrio fibrisolvens genome, CCTGTTCTTAAGGAGCATGTTAGGAAGTATGAAATCGCTCCAAGGCCATGCAAAAGAAGTAAGCGCTGTATATACAAGGATTGGTTTGGACAAAGGCAGCGTTACCTTAAAGAATATAGTCGGATTGGAAGCTCCATCTATTGTTGCAGCTTCATATATTGATGTACTGATCGTATCAAAATATCCTTTTTGGACCAGATATCCCATAGGTGCACCTGCTGAGTAGATCAGTATAAGGCTCCACAGATTATTGATCATATTGAAATTGATCATGATAAGGTATACTGCTGTCATCCCCATAAAGCTTGGGAACATGCTAAGTACCAGAGTTGTCTTCATAAGAGGCTTTCTCATTTTGAATTTGAATCTGCTCATGGTATAAGCAGTAAGTATCACAAGCACTGTAGAAAGTATGCATGAGCAGGCAGAAACAAAAGAGTATTCCTAAGCCATGCCGGATAATCATACATTGCAGTATCATTAAAAAGCTTATAATAGGTTCCTGTACTAAAGCTCTTTGGAAAAATCCATCATAATCGTATATTGACCCTGTTGCAGAAAAGGATGCCATTACAAGCCAAAGTACGGGGAAAAAGAATATGAAGGAAACGAGTATGAGAATGATGTATGTAATAACCACTTCAGATATTCTTTCTTTTCTCATCTGAATGTATCCTCCTTCTTAAATGCTGATGAATTAACATAAGTTGACAGCGATATCACTGATGTGATCACGAATATGATAAGGCTCACCGCAGCTCCTATTCCATAGTAATTATTATCAATTGAAAGATTATACAGCCAGTTGATAAGAAGATCTGTATCGCTGGCAAGGAAATAATCGTCAAGATAAAGGCCACCTCTAAGGAAATAGAACACACCGAAGTTATTAAAGTTGCCTACAAATCCTGTTATAAGCGTAGGAGTTGTTGAGAAGACAACAAATGGAAGTGTCAGTTTTGTGAACTGTTTCCATCTTCCTGCTCCGTCAAGGCTTGCTGCTTCATACAGTTCATTGTTCATATTAGAAAGGATTCCTGTTGCAAGCAGCATCGATGTGGGTACAGATATCCATGCATTTACAAGAAGGCCTATAAGCCTTGCCTTATTGCCGGCATCGATATCAAGAAAGCCAATGCTGCTCCCGCCAAGAGCCTTAATATAATAGTTGATAGGGCCGCCATAAGAGAACATGAATTTAAAACCAAGAAGGGTTATAAATCCGGGAACTGCATAAGCGATAATTGGAAATGCCCGCCAGAAGGTCTTTCCTTTGACACATCTCTTATTAAGAAGCAGCGCAAGAAACAAACCGCAAAAATAATTGATGACTGTAGCACAGACTGCCCAGACTATATTCCAGCTAAGAATCCTAAAAAATGTCTCTTTGATGCCGGACATAGCGAAAATCTGCTTGAAATTATCAAATCCTACCCAGTCGATAAGCTTTGGCGGTACAATATTGCCGCCGTAGTTGGTAAAGGCTATGAGGATCATAAAGACAATTGGAAGAACATTGAATATAAGCACACCGACTACAGGAGCAAAAGAGCTACAACATAGAATTTTTTGTCCACAAACGATTCCACCGACTTAAGAAAACCAGGCGCTCTCCTGCCGCTTTCTGCTAGCTTTTGAATATTTTTTATATCTCTGATATTGCAAAGATAAAAAATGATAACTGCTCAAGTATCATGAATGAAAGGATGCCCTTCAACATCATAATAATTGAATCATCGCCCTTGGTCCCAAGCCAAGGATCACCCTCGATGGTTCCGAGGGTGAAGAGTCCTGTCATGTCAGAGATTCCCTGAGTAAAAAGATATATAAGATATATTGCCAGAATGCCCATATACAGTATTCCTTTGATCCTCTGACCATATAGAAACTGGCCAAGTCCCATCACTACATAAGAGCATTTGGTTTTTAGATTACTGTGTTTCATGCCGGCACCTCTTAATTAGCAAGAGTATAGATTGCGTCATAGATGCTTTGGTCAGCTTTGTCAAGGGCATCCTGTATTGCCGATGTATCTTCGTATTTGACAGTTT contains:
- a CDS encoding carbohydrate ABC transporter permease, with the translated sequence MLIFNVLPIVFMILIAFTNYGGNIVPPKLIDWVGFDNFKQIFAMSGIKETFFRILSWNIVWAVCATVINYFCGLFLALLLNKRCVKGKTFWRAFPIIAYAVPGFITLLGFKFMFSYGGPINYYIKALGGSSIGFLDIDAGNKARLIGLLVNAWISVPTSMLLATGILSNMNNELYEAASLDGAGRWKQFTKLTLPFVVFSTTPTLITGFVGNFNNFGVFYFLRGGLYLDDYFLASDTDLLINWLYNLSIDNNYYGIGAAVSLIIFVITSVISLSTYVNSSAFKKEDTFR
- a CDS encoding ABC transporter permease subunit → MKTTLVLSMFPSFMGMTAVYLIMINFNMINNLWSLILIYSAGAPMGYLVQKGYFDTISTSIYEAATIDGASNPTIFFKVTLPLSKPILVYTALTSFAWPWSDFILPNMLLKNRDLWTVAVGLTHLGETEFSRFAAGAIFIAVPIVILYFALSRFLVAGVSDGAVKQ